In Chaetodon trifascialis isolate fChaTrf1 chromosome 8, fChaTrf1.hap1, whole genome shotgun sequence, the DNA window GCATTTTTCATCTTACTagaaaaactgtcaaaacaagCCCTCTATTGGAAATCCACTCGCCAGTGAAAATTAGAATGCAGCTAACCCAAATGAGCGACTTCAGCTCCATGAACATTACGATACTGCTGTTAGTACAGCAGTGCAGTGTTTTTCCAGTTAATataaactgcacacacaaaattgAGAAATTCTCAGGTGAATGCAGGCAGGTATCCACATAATATCCACATTTGTCATGTTCCCAACACGCACAACAAACTCAAAGTGTCGATAGAATTTGTATATGAGAAGCAACTGGGTACAGTGCATGCAGTACATACCAGCCGCCGGCCAATACATCAACCAAGGGCTGAAAAATATTTAGCAAGGGAGGACTAAGAACATGTAATTACTATGTCATCCCTCAGCTTTCAGGTTTGTTGGGTCTGAAATGTTTGAGTGTCAGTCTGAAGTGAGtaataaaaggaaagaaagtgagtgagagagagagagagagagagagagagaagggggggaggagtgagaggagagtCTTCATGGGtgaaagtgagacagagaagTGAGAGAGCCGAGGGAGGACGGCGTCTGTCCTGTCAGTCCACATCACATCGCTGCTGAGATCAATCACTAACGGAGGTGTGAGAGATTTGATATGAGAGATGGGTGGAAATCTAAAGAAGGAACGATGGAAGATGAAAGAACAGAGGGGAGACTTGAATCTGAATATTAGGAGACATTCTAATAAATCATCCTGACTGCTCTTTATTCTCATTCCTCAGGTGGTCTTGGTGAGGCAGTGTGTTCGGCGGTCGTGAACGAGACCGGCTTCACCGTCCACCGCCTGGCGGTCTCCCAGGTGCCCCGCAGCGGCAAACCCCACGAGCTGCTCCGAATCTTTGGCATCGACCGCGACGCCATTGCTCAGGCGGTTCGTAAGGTGCTCAGCAGCTCCGCCAATGCCAAGTAAGAACGTCACAGCAGCGGAAGCGGAGGCAATAATGTGGCAAAGGACTCCCTGGTTAACCAGTGATCACCATGGagaccacaaacaaacacgGAAGGAGGGGAAGCACTTCTGGCCCACTCACGCTCCTCCTCACAAAACAATCTGAAGCAttctttgaaaaaataaaaaataacatgtCTTTTCCTCTATAATTGTCATCAATGTGGTTTTGAGACCCCAGATTTTTACCCCCCATCAGTTTGTGAGTTCAGTAaacacccccctccccttcacagacacacacacacacacatatacacacacacacacacacacacacacacacacacacacacacacacacacacacccaagcCTCCTCCACCCTCTAACCCCTTCCTACCTCCCAGAGAAAGTTCTGGTACTGCTGTAGTGTTCCAGTAAAAGCAGTGAACGTGCTTTGGAGTAAAGTGAagtcttttttatattttctgtggaACCCCTCTCACTTCTTGGACGCAGCGTCTCATACGTCTGCGCCCAGTACGGCTTTGTAAATCCCACCGCACTAGATCCAGCAGGGTGTGGAgaaactctggtttggtctgtTTGAGCACTGACTGTTTTTAACCCTTTTGAAACTGACTTGAATTGGACTGCTTCACACCAATAAAGGGATGGTTTCTTCACAACACCTGTGTCTGAGGTCTTTCTTGTGGGTTGTGGTTGCATGAGACAAGGGTCAAGTGTCACAGGGAACTTCGTCAAAATCTGCTTTATTCTTACATCATTTTATTATAGCAAAGGGAAATAATGTGTGTGTCGACTTAAGTACACGGCAAGATACCTCAAATTAAAAAGACCAAACTCTTGGCACCACGCTAACTGTGCTTTAGCATGTAACATAGCATAGCGCTACATATGCTAGCAGGTAAAGCACCAGCATGGTATTATGCTAACTGTGGCGAGCTGCAGACTAACACACTAACATTTGAGTTGGCATGTCAAATTGCCATGTTAGCATATGGCAGAAAATCATGTTTGACTGTAGAGCTTATATATGAGCTATATTTTTCTTAAGCatgtcctgctcctctgcttttccTGGTGGTCTGTCTGGGTCCTTTTCCCAAGATGCCATGCattcatgttatttatttaagcaagacagtttgacattaaaaacacaggTGTGATAAAGtaggtgtaaataataataaaatggtTGATGGCTGAagtccatttagctgcttcagtttcagggtcagGGTACTGGTATTGTGCACGCTGGCTGAGCATGACACATAGAACAGAGCCATTACTACTAATGTTTTTAGTAAcgcctgtgctgtgtgtgtctactcAAACGTctgttgtggaaaaaaaaacataatttaagataatgagcgagacatttctttttattttgaacaCTTAAAGGCTCCCTGTGGAGGTTTTGACAAGTCGCACTTCAGAGCTCTTTTTCTGTGAATGACACTCCTGCCTGTGTGTTCACACTATTGGACTGATCTAAATGTGGCAGTAACAAACCAGGATGTCGCAATGTCCAACAAAGGTGGGGAAGTTGCTGAATTTAAAGTACTTTAAAATCAGCTTcgcaaatgttttatgaggaaggacGCACACAACAAAATATTAGACCTCAAGGATGCACACATAAAGCTTTTACGCTTCATGTAAACAGAACTTTTGTTTGCTTACAAGAAAACCCCACAGGGCCCTTTAAAAGTGTGCTTACATAACTCAAGCTGAATCATGGTCACTGTGACCATAACTGGTAAAATAGTGGATGCTAAAAGATACTGTAACAGCATAAGTAGAGAAAAGACATAATTTCAGCAAATTGGTCTGTTGTGCAGCAATATCTATTtacagtttgctaacattagcgaACATAAGCTACAAAACCAGAACATGTCAGGCTGCCACAGAGTGTACCGAGATGAGCAGAGGTGCATTCTGTTATTTCTGAGATCAACtttcatttgtaagaggaaCAATGTGTTATTCATCGTTCTTAATGTAACTTTAGAGACTCCTCCCTAAACATCcagtttcatgttttaatgaccaaatacaaaaatgactgatttgctttttaattgtttttcctttctaaCAGGGAGACTTGTTCCTGATATTAACAGCATGATGAAGTTGTTCCcaatttaagaataaaaaatgaacCAGCAatgtgttcactgtctgtaaaacaaacaatttcTTCATACTAAGAATAATGTCTTTTAAATATAATGCAGATTTTACATTCCTGAGCAGCGATACTAAACCTTTGCTGCTCAGTGTTTAGGGAcagtcagtcaacagaaaattGCTCGTAGGTCCTTTGAGACTTTAATGTCCTCTTATGTATGCATGTACAGCTGTGTATATTGAGCTCATCCCCACATTATGCAGTCTGTGTTGGTTCAGTTTAGGTTTAAGTGCTTGGTTGAAGTCTGTAGGCTCACTCAAGCCCACATCCACCATGTGGtgtgcatatttaatgtttgttaatAATTGAAAAGCGTATTGGAAGAGTCACGCAGGCTGCAGTGTGCGTATGTGACAGTaaaatgcactgtgtgtgtgacataatGTATGGCATTTTAACTGgttatttctttgtctttcagttcaGATTTAGTCAGACTGGGCTTTACAATTTAGCAAATTAACATGAGTTCCTGACGAGGGTTCAGTGTCAACATTTATGATCGTCAATACAATCATTTATGAATAACtgatgtcacattttattttcaatgtatTCTCATGTTAGCGCACCCCatctccacacagatctgagaAATCTGGCTGATTTCGTATAAATCTTTACtttttgtaaatacatgtaGATTTAAGCTTTGTCTGTGTCACTAACAGCGTCGACGTCCTGTGCCTCAGTCTTTTGTACACCACACTGACTGAACTCCAGCTGGTGAGAGACCACAGACGACTGGATGTGATATTTGGGACAACCTTTGACCTCGCTCCTATAGCGCAGCAGGAGCCTGTCTGGCCTTTGAGGTGGACAGagtgtcagctgtgtgtgtgtggaaactaAAATGGACTGACAgattgtgtatgtgcatgtacagtaagtgtgtTCACATACTGTAGGTGCTGGGAGTGCAGACAGCCTGGGCGTTTCCTGCCTGATCGCCATCAAAGCATATGTCTGCATATCTGTCAATCTGTCATACGGATTCTTCTCCGCTaatgcatacagacacacacacacacacacacacacacacacacacacacacacacacacacattacatatgaacacatgtggggTGGCTCACACACCTCCTGTCAAACTAAATTGCTGCTACTTCACTGCCCCCataacacacatactgtacatgcaaatACTGTTTGCAAAAAGTAGCCCCATTAAAACTCGCTCCCAGCAGCCTATACGTGACACACACTAATTATGCACTCACCTACACAATCCCGTCCATCGAAATCCCACAACACTCACACAAGGCACCACGTTTCTAGCATGAAAGCGAAACATATACAATGATGGGAACCTAAACTTAcagtagcatgtgtgtgtgtgtgtgtgtgtgtgtgtgtacactcttGTTTTCTCATCATATGTAGGGCCAGACAGTGCTATAGGGTTCCCCATTTCCCTTCCACCTCACTGAgcccctgccccccccccgacacacacgcTAACAGTCAACCTCGTGGCCAGTTTCTCTGACACAAAGGAATACCAATGTACAGTACACTGTGTCATGATACCACTTTAAAGCATCAGTGTTGGTTTATCTACTGCTGAGAGATTTGGGACCACACCAGTACCGAGAGAATACAGAGGTGATGCTCATCAACTTGACGGCAACGTCTCTTTCCAAGAACAGTGAGGATATCCAATCAAGAGCTCACTGAGAGCAGTTTGCTCTTTGATAACGACCTGCGTGGCTGGAAACCAGAGTTTAGTGAGAGATGATGTATTTGTGATCTGGGTGAAATAATCCTTTCATGAATAAGAGCCCTGAAAACAACACACTCCTTCAATGTGACTTTAATTCAACCTGAACATTAAATTCAACTtggaacagaagaaaaaccCTCAGAATTTCATGTTAGTGTGAGCACAATTTAGTATTACATGACAGTGTGAACGTTTAAAATGATACACTGAACTTTCTCTAATTCTGTAACTGACAGATTTATTAGACACTTAAATGTAAACACTAATTACTGTGTAACTCTGCCTCTCAGTGCAACTATATTCAGGCCTGAAGGTGAGACTTCCCTCCCACATTAAGAGGCTCTTAAGCAGCGAGAGCATGCGCCGCAGCAGAAAAACGTTCAATCTATTTATCAAACATTCAGCAGGTAAAACACAACACCTTGTATGAGCCACATACAATCTTTGGAAGTTGTATAAAAGGAGAAGCTAAGTTAAAACTTGCAATTTTGCCATTACTGACTGCTCTCTGTGACGTCGAACagaacagcagcttcagtgtttgtgtgcagaaacTAATTTGGATCTGAAATCAGCAAAAGTGGCATAAAGTTTAATGAAGAATTGAGCTGATTTTCATTAACAGATGCATTTTTTTCCGTTCCTCTATGGGGCTGTTCCGTGTGAGATGTTTGTCCTCTCTTATTtaactcctcctcttcaccctcaCCCTGTCTGTCACATCCAGTCAATcagcacccccccacccccccgttAGCTCCTGTACTCATTCCCACAGTCCCCAATGAGCGCCATGAGGTCCCTGGAGCGCCGTGTCACCACCTCGATGGCGTCGAGGTCTTCGACCGTCAGCTTCAGGTCAGGGCTGCAGCTACGCAAGCTGTCACTGATGTGTTGCCCCGCCCCTGCAACACCAAGCCGACAGCCCACGATGACCCCGCCCACCGCAGGGCGGTCCAGCACGTAACGCGTTGCTACACTGGCCACTGAGCATTCGTGTCCCTTGGCAACAGTGTTCAAGGTGACAAGGAGGTCCTGGAAAAGGCTCCAGCCACCCCAAGAGTCAATCATGTTCTTGTACTTAGAGAGGGAGGCGGTGTTGAGCTCCGCCCTGGAACTGGGCTCCACCTTCCCCAGATAACGCTCCGAAAGTAGACCGCCAGCTAAGAGAGaacagtgatggaggaaaatgagggatggaggagggaagcAGATGAAGGAGTCAAAGGAGGCAGGGAGGATTGAATAAAAAGAgaagtgggaggaagaggaggaggtggcagaaataaaggggcagaggaggagaataaATGAGATGgagaaggatggagaggaggaagtgggtGAAGCGTGAGGAGGTAtagaggaaaaaacaaggaggggagaaaaaagagggcAGACACCATTGAGGTCAGGAGGAGGATGTGACGGAGAGGAATGAGCAAAGATGACGGAGGGAGcgggcagaggagagagagagagagaatgtgtcgTCACCTCAACTGACTCCATTTTAGAAACCCACCATTTCACATCTGTACGCCGTGATGGTAAATGTGCTGCTCACATCAATAAACATGATGTAAACCTTTAATACCTCGACTGGACTGATGTTCATGTATTTAACTgtatctaaccctaaccctaatgcagacagacagaacgtGTTGTATCTCACCCAGAGTGCCGTACGTGAGCAGCTGAATGCTGTTCGCCAGACAGAACTGCTCCATCTTTGCTGCAGGTCGCTGGTCAATCACAGAGTACTGAACCTGCATGACAGACACCTTAAATACACATTTAACCGGCACACTGACAGAGTCTGATGGAGAACTGTACTAGCATGCAGGTGGGGGTGTTACCTGGTTGCTTGAGATGCGGATGCCTCTGCTGGTGatctcctccagcctctgtgTGTCAAAGTTGGTGAGTGCGAGCTC includes these proteins:
- the LOC139335741 gene encoding uncharacterized protein, translated to MSPVPKVRLSGGLEVCRVLNGMWQVSGAHGTVDESKAVEDMQAYVDAGLTTFDMADIYGPAEEIFGRFNSQLKCRYSGSDVPALQSLTKYVPRPGPMDRKVVEKSLQRSMTRMQVDSLDCVQFHWWDYRDKRYLDALVHLSDLQQEGLIRELALTNFDTQRLEEITSRGIRISSNQVQYSVIDQRPAAKMEQFCLANSIQLLTYGTLAGGLLSERYLGKVEPSSRAELNTASLSKYKNMIDSWGGWSLFQDLLVTLNTVAKGHECSVASVATRYVLDRPAVGGVIVGCRLGVAGAGQHISDSLRSCSPDLKLTVEDLDAIEVVTRRSRDLMALIGDCGNEYRS